From a single Bacteroidia bacterium genomic region:
- a CDS encoding cytochrome C, whose protein sequence is MEEYKSKIKLFVDDEQHPIAELIPPVQFDLDTSKLTDGEHTLKLISKSPTGREGIRKIKFIVKNGPAISVEGLSDNGVVDGVIPLMINAYDKGNQKKFLIEGSETPQSIPSWLWILLIAFLGWAAFYTITNFSL, encoded by the coding sequence ATGGAAGAATATAAAAGCAAAATAAAACTTTTTGTGGATGACGAACAGCATCCAATAGCTGAACTAATTCCACCTGTACAATTTGATTTGGACACCAGTAAATTAACTGATGGCGAGCACACGTTGAAACTCATTAGCAAATCGCCAACAGGAAGAGAAGGTATTCGGAAGATAAAATTTATTGTCAAAAATGGCCCTGCAATTTCGGTAGAAGGGTTAAGTGACAATGGAGTGGTAGATGGAGTTATTCCGCTTATGATTAATGCTTATGACAAAGGAAATCAAAAGAAATTCCTTATTGAAGGAAGCGAAACCCCTCAAAGTATTCCGAGTTGGCTTTGGATTTTGCTCATTGCTTTTTTAGGTTGGGCAGCATTTTATACCATCACAAATTTTAGTCTGTAA
- a CDS encoding 2Fe-2S iron-sulfur cluster-binding protein — protein sequence MKRSNIKITVLENEAEQTIETYKGEYRNLMELLKDKMYLDDFGECGGMGRCATCIVNIAGLKGSTVIKDRNEPVTLAKFGFEDNPSIRLSCQLLISADLDGARVSVLEEN from the coding sequence ATGAAGAGAAGTAACATAAAAATTACTGTTCTTGAAAATGAGGCAGAACAAACCATTGAAACCTACAAAGGTGAGTATCGAAATTTAATGGAATTGCTAAAAGACAAAATGTATCTTGATGACTTTGGTGAATGTGGTGGAATGGGAAGATGTGCTACTTGCATTGTGAATATAGCCGGATTGAAAGGAAGTACGGTAATAAAAGACAGGAATGAACCTGTAACACTTGCAAAATTTGGTTTTGAAGATAATCCAAGCATTCGCCTTTCTTGCCAATTGTTAATTTCAGCAGATTTGGACGGGGCAAGAGTTTCGGTTTTGGAAGAAAATTGA
- a CDS encoding cbb3-type cytochrome c oxidase subunit II, with product MEFFDNHKKLFRTALGLFVGLTIVVAIMPAINNQDNNEPLPGYEPLSQEAYLGKKSFIANGCVACHTQQVRNVDMDNVWGSRPGIPADYAGISRTDFWTNTATLMGTERTGPDLTNIGTRQPSLAWNLLHLYQPRALVDKSIMPAYPWLFEIKSELGEKDVEVVVPDAYRKGITGRIVATQEALNLVAYLQSLKQVPLPDGKVPMEFLYKKSEIPVVVSGNTANLPDGKLLYNNNCMSCHQANGEGLKGAFPSLKGSSIVLGDDLELFVNIIMLGYDARPEYAVMNAVGTDNNLTPEEVTAIINHEKTSWGNNAKTVTPEEVKKIMDFIKLTSNK from the coding sequence ATGGAATTTTTCGACAATCATAAAAAACTATTCAGAACGGCACTGGGACTATTTGTTGGTCTTACAATAGTTGTTGCAATAATGCCTGCCATCAACAATCAAGATAACAATGAACCATTGCCCGGCTATGAGCCATTAAGTCAAGAAGCCTATCTCGGTAAAAAAAGTTTTATCGCCAACGGCTGTGTGGCTTGCCACACCCAACAAGTTAGAAATGTAGATATGGACAATGTTTGGGGCAGCAGACCAGGAATACCTGCCGATTATGCAGGAATTTCGAGAACAGATTTTTGGACAAACACAGCTACCCTAATGGGTACAGAAAGAACTGGTCCAGATTTGACCAATATAGGAACTCGACAACCTAGTTTGGCTTGGAATTTATTACACCTCTATCAACCCAGAGCATTAGTGGATAAATCAATAATGCCTGCTTACCCTTGGCTATTTGAAATAAAAAGTGAATTGGGTGAAAAAGATGTAGAAGTAGTTGTGCCTGATGCATACAGAAAAGGCATAACAGGTAGAATTGTAGCCACACAAGAAGCCCTCAATTTAGTAGCCTATTTGCAAAGTCTAAAGCAAGTGCCTTTGCCTGACGGAAAAGTACCGATGGAATTTTTATACAAGAAAAGTGAAATTCCTGTGGTGGTAAGTGGGAACACTGCCAACCTACCTGACGGAAAATTATTGTACAACAATAACTGTATGAGTTGCCACCAAGCCAATGGCGAAGGACTTAAAGGAGCATTTCCTTCATTAAAAGGAAGCTCGATAGTTTTGGGTGATGACCTTGAATTATTCGTCAATATTATAATGCTTGGTTATGATGCAAGACCAGAATATGCCGTGATGAATGCAGTAGGTACGGATAATAACCTAACTCCCGAAGAAGTAACTGCCATTATCAATCACGAAAAAACAAGTTGGGGAAACAATGCCAAAACGGTAACTCCTGAAGAAGTGAAAAAGATAATGGATTTTATAAAATTAACATCAAACAAATAA
- a CDS encoding Rrf2 family transcriptional regulator — protein MFSKACEYGIRASIFIAEQSLLDRKVSLKDVAEAIESPSAYTSKILQRLSKSNIINSDKGPTGGFSMDKSELEKVKLNSIVYAIDGDTVYNGCGLGLKKCNADKPCPVHNQFKVIRDELKKMLENTTVKTLAMDYEKGLTFLKR, from the coding sequence ATGTTTTCAAAAGCTTGTGAATACGGTATTAGGGCTTCAATTTTCATTGCAGAGCAATCCCTGCTCGACAGAAAAGTGAGCTTAAAGGATGTGGCAGAAGCTATTGAATCACCCTCTGCATATACCTCAAAAATATTACAAAGATTGTCAAAAAGCAACATTATCAATTCCGACAAAGGACCAACTGGTGGCTTTTCAATGGACAAAAGTGAATTGGAAAAGGTGAAGTTAAATTCAATTGTTTATGCAATTGATGGCGATACGGTTTATAATGGTTGTGGCTTGGGATTAAAAAAATGCAATGCTGATAAACCTTGTCCTGTACACAATCAATTTAAAGTGATACGAGATGAACTTAAGAAAATGCTTGAAAATACTACCGTAAAAACATTGGCAATGGATTATGAAAAAGGTTTGACCTTTTTAAAACGTTAA
- a CDS encoding hemerythrin domain-containing protein gives MPKPIKRNEALKPLSRDHHHGLLLCWKIRQGIKLKVEPERIIKYLDWFWISYLKPHFEIEEQYVFPILGKDNPLVKQAISEHRRLKRLFENEDDHSKTISLIEEELEKHIRFEERVLFNEIEKVASSEQLLQIEMDSSDKSFYENLSDPFWE, from the coding sequence ATGCCTAAACCCATTAAAAGAAACGAAGCACTCAAACCTTTAAGCCGTGACCATCATCACGGCTTATTGCTCTGTTGGAAAATACGCCAAGGTATTAAACTAAAAGTGGAACCTGAAAGGATAATAAAATATTTGGATTGGTTTTGGATAAGCTATTTAAAACCACATTTTGAAATTGAAGAGCAATATGTGTTTCCAATTTTAGGCAAAGATAATCCTTTGGTAAAACAAGCTATAAGTGAACATAGAAGATTAAAACGCCTTTTTGAAAATGAAGATGACCATTCCAAAACCATTAGTTTAATTGAAGAAGAATTGGAAAAGCATATCAGATTTGAAGAACGGGTGCTGTTTAATGAAATAGAAAAAGTAGCCAGTAGCGAACAACTACTTCAAATAGAAATGGATAGTTCGGACAAGAGTTTTTACGAAAACTTATCAGATCCGTTTTGGGAATGA
- a CDS encoding MarR family winged helix-turn-helix transcriptional regulator, producing the protein MNYSSFNLNEQNQKIESRIVVALERISEAFRVLLWNESKENSLSPIQIQILIFIYFHSLEKCKVGYLADEFNMTKATISDSVKVLLSKELVTKETDPIDTRSFSLSLTNEGKKIAKKSSLFASSIKQPIEKLTQEQKTIMLNGLLKLIYDLNQSGIITIQRMCFTCSNYQLEQGAHFCKLLKSQLANNQLRIDCPEHELQL; encoded by the coding sequence ATGAACTATTCCTCTTTTAACCTAAACGAACAAAACCAAAAAATTGAAAGTCGAATTGTAGTGGCTTTGGAACGAATTTCAGAAGCATTCAGAGTATTACTATGGAATGAAAGCAAAGAAAACTCATTAAGTCCGATACAAATTCAAATTTTAATTTTTATCTATTTTCATTCATTGGAAAAATGTAAGGTGGGTTATTTGGCTGATGAGTTCAATATGACAAAAGCCACCATTAGCGACAGCGTAAAAGTGTTACTTTCAAAAGAATTAGTAACCAAGGAGACTGACCCCATTGATACGAGAAGTTTTTCGCTATCACTCACAAACGAAGGAAAAAAAATAGCCAAAAAGTCATCATTATTTGCTTCATCAATAAAACAACCCATTGAAAAACTGACACAAGAACAAAAAACAATAATGCTTAATGGATTGCTGAAATTGATTTATGACTTGAACCAATCAGGAATCATTACCATTCAAAGAATGTGTTTTACTTGTTCCAATTACCAACTTGAACAAGGTGCTCACTTCTGCAAACTCCTTAAAAGTCAACTTGCCAACAACCAATTAAGAATAGATTGCCCTGAAC
- a CDS encoding thioredoxin family protein, which translates to MAKSIFYHAGCPVCVSAEHDIINLLGQDNVEVVHFGNDKSRIAEAEKAGVKSVPALLTPTGNVLHLNFGASMADVKG; encoded by the coding sequence ATGGCAAAATCAATTTTCTATCACGCAGGATGTCCTGTTTGCGTAAGTGCAGAACACGACATCATTAACCTCTTAGGTCAAGACAATGTAGAAGTAGTTCACTTCGGTAATGACAAATCAAGAATTGCAGAAGCAGAAAAAGCAGGTGTAAAATCTGTTCCAGCATTGTTGACCCCAACTGGAAATGTGCTTCACCTTAATTTTGGTGCATCTATGGCTGATGTAAAAGGCTAA
- a CDS encoding tryptophan 2,3-dioxygenase family protein: MSKEQIINDIETKYQQLGENPETYLKGLLHAKPINYWDYVEADTLLSLQKPRTNFKDEEIFIMYHQVTELFLKMMVHEIKQLVYEPFNETIWLEKLDRLNRYTNMLIGSFDVMKYGMNYDDYNTFRSSLTPASGFQSVTFRLIEIYCTRLENLINEDGKTRLPNNPSTADFFEHIYWKDAGLNRKTGKKSLTLIQFEEKYLDRLIAMANKTKGSTLEDKVLNMQNCSEALKTKLKEFDHLYNVAWPLVHLETAQHYLDLKGENKAATGGSEWKKYLHPKFQQRKFFPTLWNNDEITNWGNNK, from the coding sequence ATGAGCAAAGAACAAATCATCAATGATATTGAAACAAAATATCAGCAATTGGGCGAAAATCCCGAAACGTACCTAAAAGGATTACTTCACGCAAAACCCATTAATTATTGGGATTATGTGGAAGCCGATACACTCCTTTCTCTTCAAAAACCTAGAACCAATTTTAAGGATGAAGAAATTTTTATAATGTATCATCAGGTAACTGAACTCTTCCTGAAAATGATGGTTCACGAAATAAAACAATTGGTGTATGAGCCTTTTAATGAAACCATTTGGTTGGAAAAATTAGACCGATTGAACCGCTACACCAATATGCTTATTGGTTCTTTTGATGTAATGAAATACGGAATGAACTATGACGATTACAACACTTTTAGAAGCAGTTTAACGCCTGCAAGTGGTTTTCAATCGGTAACATTTCGTTTGATTGAGATTTATTGTACCCGTTTGGAAAACCTAATCAACGAAGACGGTAAAACCAGATTGCCAAACAATCCTTCAACAGCCGACTTTTTTGAACACATCTATTGGAAAGATGCAGGTTTGAATAGAAAAACAGGTAAAAAGTCACTTACACTTATACAGTTTGAAGAGAAGTATTTAGACCGATTAATTGCAATGGCAAACAAAACGAAAGGCTCTACGCTCGAAGATAAAGTGTTGAATATGCAAAATTGTTCGGAAGCACTGAAAACTAAATTGAAAGAGTTTGACCATTTGTACAATGTGGCTTGGCCATTGGTGCACCTTGAAACCGCTCAACATTACCTCGACCTTAAAGGCGAAAACAAAGCAGCAACAGGTGGAAGTGAATGGAAAAAGTATCTGCATCCTAAATTTCAACAGCGTAAATTTTTCCCAACGCTTTGGAACAATGACGAAATAACCAATTGGGGAAATAATAAATAA
- the ric gene encoding iron-sulfur cluster repair di-iron protein has product MNIQENNIIGELVAQDYRAASVFKKYGIDFCCQGNRTIQDACEAKQIDATSVVTDLNEANKATSESAIDYQSWPIDLMADYIEKKHHRYVEDKTQEIKPYLDKICRVHGDRHPELLEINEHFNATAGELAAHMKKEELILFPFIRKMAKAKQENTKLDAPHFGTVENPIQMMMHEHTAEGERFRKIEALSDNYTPPTDACNTYRVTFALLKEFETDLHLHIHLENNILFPKAIELEKQLCNA; this is encoded by the coding sequence ATGAACATTCAAGAAAATAACATCATCGGAGAATTGGTAGCACAGGATTACCGTGCTGCTTCCGTTTTTAAAAAATATGGCATTGATTTTTGTTGTCAAGGCAATCGTACCATACAAGATGCGTGCGAAGCGAAACAAATTGACGCTACTTCAGTAGTAACAGATTTAAACGAAGCAAACAAAGCAACCTCGGAAAGCGCCATCGACTATCAATCTTGGCCAATAGACCTTATGGCAGATTATATCGAAAAGAAACACCACAGATATGTGGAAGACAAAACGCAAGAAATAAAACCCTATCTCGACAAAATTTGCCGAGTGCACGGTGACCGCCATCCTGAACTATTAGAAATCAATGAACACTTTAATGCGACTGCCGGTGAATTAGCAGCACATATGAAAAAAGAAGAATTGATTTTGTTTCCTTTCATTCGCAAAATGGCTAAAGCAAAACAAGAAAACACGAAGTTAGATGCACCACATTTTGGCACAGTAGAAAATCCTATTCAAATGATGATGCACGAACACACTGCCGAAGGCGAACGGTTCAGAAAAATAGAAGCATTGAGCGACAACTACACACCTCCAACGGATGCCTGCAATACATACCGAGTAACATTTGCTTTGCTTAAAGAGTTTGAGACCGATTTGCACTTGCACATCCATTTAGAGAACAATATTTTGTTTCCGAAGGCAATTGAGCTTGAAAAACAATTATGTAATGCCTAA
- a CDS encoding DUF2024 family protein has translation MRILSSIVIMLFAFSANAQNNKTKTMKVAVWDTYVTKKDGSIMHFDIIAPEEIKETTIIYAYGREYLKAKGQEEQPLTSKECSFCHIETVRPQWEAEIKQKGYFIIEMENCK, from the coding sequence ATGAGAATTTTAAGTAGTATAGTAATAATGTTGTTTGCATTTTCTGCAAACGCACAAAACAATAAAACAAAAACAATGAAAGTAGCAGTTTGGGACACCTACGTAACAAAAAAAGATGGTAGCATAATGCACTTCGACATTATCGCACCCGAAGAAATAAAAGAGACAACCATAATATACGCTTATGGTAGAGAATATTTAAAAGCAAAAGGGCAAGAAGAACAACCATTAACTTCAAAAGAATGTAGTTTTTGTCACATTGAAACCGTAAGACCGCAATGGGAAGCAGAAATCAAACAAAAAGGATACTTTATTATTGAAATGGAAAATTGTAAATAA
- a CDS encoding hexameric tyrosine-coordinated heme protein, whose protein sequence is MDNKEIWLESLITTTPQEGRELAVKMARKSIAAIQTDAETRKKLRSDYANDTTQLIASANVIAIEFQTVAGANNYWKK, encoded by the coding sequence ATGGATAATAAAGAAATTTGGTTAGAATCATTAATCACCACTACGCCTCAAGAAGGTAGAGAATTAGCTGTAAAAATGGCAAGGAAGTCTATAGCAGCCATACAAACGGATGCCGAAACAAGAAAAAAATTAAGAAGCGATTATGCCAATGATACCACACAGCTTATTGCTTCTGCGAATGTAATTGCCATCGAATTTCAAACTGTGGCAGGAGCAAATAATTATTGGAAAAAATAA
- a CDS encoding cbb3-type cytochrome c oxidase subunit I: METKNIFSESGIIITLLLIAIPIIVASILVIIKAKNVLKNFLKKKELEKFNEYLKGLSAEEVQKLEQRKKELEFSLTNNELAGDTTPIDEKGLIDNVSEASSLRFIEQKKKSQARPYIEPDLTKLILWYLGCATFWLLFGTTVGEYVGIKFVAPDVDHYSWLSFGRLRPVHTNAVFWGWASLAMLGLAYYVIPRVSNVPIASVKTGYRTLILINASVVLGSLFLMAGINNGGGEYREYIWPVMALFGVGVIISLKNFYKTIAKRTTKEIYVSNWYIISAMMFLLVIAVIAYWPGWQNGLGETIVQGYYMHQGVGMWFMLFNLGLMYYFLPQQLNKPIYSYSLGILAFWVQILFYTLIGTHHFIFSAIPWWLQTVAIVGSAGMIIPVVAGTTNFLMTFKGSWHKLSGSYTLPFYLIGIIFYFTGSLQGTAEAFKFTNLVWHFTDFTVAHSHLTMYGIICFMLWGFIYTVVPRLTGKEPPQITVGAHFWLALIGLLFYTFPLMYGSTLRGLMWMEGNKSFIESVELMAPFWLWRAIGGSLMWLSHILFAYNFYVMVKKKEEIEIPSSPKDILNAKVAIDNQEVTN, encoded by the coding sequence ATGGAAACAAAAAATATATTCAGCGAATCAGGCATCATAATCACGCTATTGCTCATTGCCATACCAATAATTGTTGCTTCGATATTAGTAATCATAAAAGCGAAAAATGTTCTAAAAAATTTCTTGAAGAAAAAAGAACTCGAAAAATTTAATGAATACTTGAAAGGTTTGAGTGCCGAAGAAGTGCAAAAATTAGAGCAACGAAAAAAGGAACTTGAATTTTCTCTTACTAATAATGAATTAGCTGGCGATACGACACCTATAGACGAAAAAGGTTTGATTGACAATGTGAGCGAAGCAAGTTCGTTGCGATTTATTGAACAAAAGAAAAAAAGTCAGGCAAGACCTTATATTGAACCTGATTTGACCAAACTCATTCTATGGTATTTAGGTTGTGCCACTTTTTGGTTGTTGTTTGGAACTACGGTTGGTGAATATGTTGGGATTAAATTTGTTGCTCCAGATGTTGATCATTACAGTTGGTTGAGCTTTGGAAGATTACGGCCTGTACACACAAACGCTGTATTTTGGGGTTGGGCATCTTTGGCAATGTTGGGCTTAGCTTATTATGTAATTCCGAGAGTTAGCAACGTACCAATTGCAAGTGTAAAAACAGGCTACCGTACTCTAATACTTATAAACGCTTCGGTTGTACTTGGTAGTTTGTTTTTAATGGCTGGTATCAACAATGGTGGTGGCGAATACAGAGAATACATCTGGCCTGTGATGGCGTTGTTTGGTGTTGGCGTTATCATTTCGCTTAAAAACTTTTACAAAACCATAGCGAAAAGAACGACCAAAGAAATTTATGTATCTAATTGGTACATCATTTCTGCAATGATGTTTCTATTGGTGATTGCCGTAATTGCCTATTGGCCAGGTTGGCAAAATGGATTGGGCGAAACCATTGTTCAAGGCTACTATATGCATCAGGGCGTTGGAATGTGGTTTATGCTTTTCAATCTCGGATTGATGTATTATTTTCTTCCTCAACAATTAAATAAACCTATATACTCTTATAGCTTAGGTATTTTGGCGTTTTGGGTTCAAATCCTTTTTTATACTTTAATTGGAACGCATCATTTCATTTTTAGTGCGATTCCTTGGTGGTTGCAAACTGTTGCCATTGTAGGTAGTGCAGGTATGATAATACCAGTTGTTGCTGGGACTACAAATTTCTTGATGACTTTCAAAGGATCTTGGCACAAGCTTTCAGGCAGTTATACCCTACCGTTTTATTTGATTGGCATCATATTCTACTTCACGGGTTCACTACAGGGAACTGCCGAAGCATTCAAGTTTACCAATTTGGTGTGGCATTTTACCGATTTTACCGTAGCTCATTCGCACCTCACAATGTATGGTATCATCTGCTTTATGCTTTGGGGCTTTATTTATACTGTTGTACCAAGATTAACAGGAAAAGAACCACCTCAAATTACCGTTGGTGCTCATTTTTGGTTAGCACTCATAGGATTGCTTTTCTATACATTCCCACTAATGTACGGTTCTACGCTCAGGGGATTGATGTGGATGGAAGGTAATAAATCATTTATTGAAAGTGTAGAATTGATGGCTCCGTTTTGGCTTTGGCGTGCCATTGGTGGCTCATTGATGTGGCTTTCTCATATTTTGTTTGCCTACAACTTTTATGTAATGGTAAAAAAGAAAGAAGAGATAGAAATACCCTCTTCGCCAAAAGACATTTTAAATGCTAAGGTGGCAATAGACAATCAAGAAGTAACAAATTAA
- a CDS encoding group III truncated hemoglobin — translation MNDILNLDDVKLVVDCFYGKVRQDEQLKDVFNNVIQDRWPAHLEKMYRFWQTVLLDEHTYHGSPFVPHAKLPVGVEHFNQWLKLFYETVDENFEGEKAERMKWQGQRMAEMFHSKIEYYKNNPSIPIL, via the coding sequence ATGAACGACATACTAAATCTTGATGATGTAAAATTGGTAGTGGATTGTTTCTACGGTAAAGTTAGACAAGACGAACAATTGAAAGATGTTTTTAATAATGTTATTCAAGACCGTTGGCCTGCACATTTAGAAAAAATGTACCGCTTTTGGCAAACTGTTTTGTTGGATGAACACACCTATCACGGCAGTCCGTTTGTACCCCACGCAAAACTACCAGTTGGCGTTGAGCATTTCAACCAATGGCTAAAACTCTTTTACGAAACGGTAGATGAAAATTTTGAAGGGGAAAAAGCAGAACGTATGAAATGGCAAGGGCAACGAATGGCAGAAATGTTCCATTCAAAAATTGAGTATTACAAAAACAATCCGTCAATTCCGATCCTATGA